One window of the Herbiconiux sp. L3-i23 genome contains the following:
- a CDS encoding amidohydrolase, with protein sequence MAERLLLRNARVRGVARPGDILLEDGLIVGLPGDAADRVGTPTEVIDLEGRFVLPGLWDQHVHFTQLSLMSRRLDVSAASSAFEAATMVSASLADAGAPAGPDTAAPGTIIGYGFRDGLWPDAPNSRLLDQATGGGDVVLISGDLHCVWLSTRAAANLGVEIDDSGLLREGPAFAVQRALDEVPEHVVDGWAADAAKRAAARGVVGVVDLEMDWTLDTWRRRRAASFNSLRVRFGVYPQHVERAIAEGLRTGGRIDDLIEVGYLKVLIDGSLNTRTAYCFDPYAGDPDSGSGLLTVGPDDLERLLRTGRSGGLVPTVHAIGDRALGLALDVFERLGIGGRVEHAQLVGADDVARFGRLGVVASVQPAHLLDDRDVADELWAGRTDRAFPLRSLLDAGASLALGSDAPVSALDPWQTIDAAVHRSRPGDQSWHPEQALTVEEALAASTDGRTRLQVGAPADLAVVDDDPIELQRIDPEFRLTGIPVAATLLAGRFTHRAL encoded by the coding sequence GTGGCTGAGCGGCTCCTGCTGCGGAACGCCCGAGTGCGCGGCGTCGCCCGGCCGGGCGACATCCTCCTCGAGGACGGTCTGATCGTCGGACTGCCGGGCGACGCCGCCGATCGGGTGGGGACGCCGACGGAGGTCATCGATCTCGAGGGGCGCTTCGTCCTCCCGGGACTCTGGGATCAGCACGTCCACTTCACCCAGCTCAGCCTGATGAGCAGGCGACTCGACGTCTCGGCCGCCTCGTCCGCGTTCGAGGCGGCGACCATGGTCTCCGCGAGCCTCGCCGACGCCGGGGCCCCCGCGGGACCCGATACTGCCGCGCCGGGGACGATCATCGGCTACGGCTTCCGCGACGGGCTCTGGCCCGACGCGCCGAACTCGCGCCTGCTCGACCAGGCAACCGGCGGCGGGGACGTCGTCCTGATCAGCGGCGACCTGCACTGCGTCTGGCTGAGCACCCGCGCCGCCGCGAACCTCGGCGTCGAGATCGACGACTCCGGGCTGCTGCGCGAAGGTCCCGCCTTCGCCGTGCAGCGCGCCCTCGACGAGGTGCCCGAGCACGTCGTCGACGGATGGGCGGCCGATGCGGCGAAACGGGCGGCGGCCAGGGGAGTGGTCGGCGTCGTCGACCTCGAGATGGACTGGACCCTCGACACCTGGCGGCGACGCCGGGCCGCCTCCTTCAACTCGCTCCGCGTGCGATTCGGTGTCTACCCGCAGCACGTCGAGCGGGCCATCGCGGAAGGGCTGCGCACCGGCGGGCGCATCGACGACCTGATCGAGGTCGGGTACCTCAAGGTCCTCATCGACGGCTCGCTCAACACGCGCACCGCGTACTGCTTCGACCCCTATGCCGGCGACCCGGACAGCGGCAGCGGCCTGCTGACCGTCGGGCCCGATGACCTCGAGCGCCTGCTGCGCACGGGACGCTCCGGCGGACTGGTGCCCACCGTGCACGCCATCGGCGACCGGGCCCTCGGGCTCGCGCTCGACGTGTTCGAGCGGCTCGGGATCGGCGGCAGGGTCGAGCACGCGCAGCTCGTCGGCGCCGACGACGTCGCGCGCTTCGGCCGACTCGGAGTGGTGGCGAGCGTCCAGCCCGCGCATCTGCTCGACGACAGGGACGTGGCCGACGAGCTGTGGGCGGGCCGCACCGACCGTGCGTTCCCCCTGCGGAGCCTGCTCGACGCAGGCGCCTCGTTGGCACTCGGATCCGATGCGCCGGTCTCGGCGCTCGACCCGTGGCAGACCATCGACGCCGCCGTGCACCGCAGCCGGCCCGGCGATCAGTCGTGGCACCCCGAGCAGGCGCTCACCGTCGAGGAGGCGCTCGCGGCGTCGACGGACGGACGAACGAGGCTGCAGGTCGGTGCGCCCGCCGATCTCGCGGTAGTCGACGACGACCCGATCGAGCTCCAACGCATAGACCCCGAGTTCCGGCTCACCGGGATCCCCGTCGCAGCCACGCTCCTCGCCGGCCGGTTCACGCACCGCGCCCTCTGA
- a CDS encoding Pr6Pr family membrane protein: MRVAVAAVRALLAIAIVAAIIGQINTSVGYWQSNGLTDLTSPLVSFFSFFTVQSNVLTIGVMAWGAARLFRGRTTDSRVFLAFRVADFTYMAITGIVYNLLLRGIALPQGTTLEWSNEVFHVVAPLVVVLDWLFAPGRSPVRWQVLPRVLVFPIVWVVYTLIRGPLTPDVLRGVDYWYPYPFLNPNLSHNGYLSVAFYVVIIALVIASLAALAIWISRRFAGPAQRISRAAEDEALQPAR, from the coding sequence GTGCGCGTCGCCGTCGCAGCCGTCCGAGCGCTTCTGGCGATCGCCATCGTCGCCGCGATCATCGGCCAGATCAACACCAGCGTCGGCTACTGGCAGTCGAACGGCCTCACCGACCTGACGAGCCCGCTGGTCAGCTTCTTCAGCTTCTTCACCGTGCAGTCGAACGTCCTCACCATCGGCGTGATGGCGTGGGGCGCCGCCCGGCTGTTCCGCGGACGCACCACCGACAGCCGCGTGTTCCTCGCGTTCCGTGTCGCGGACTTCACCTACATGGCGATCACCGGCATCGTCTACAACCTGCTGCTGCGGGGCATCGCGCTCCCGCAGGGCACCACGCTCGAATGGTCGAACGAGGTGTTCCACGTCGTCGCCCCGCTCGTCGTCGTGCTCGACTGGCTGTTCGCCCCCGGGCGCTCCCCGGTCCGCTGGCAGGTGCTGCCCCGGGTGCTCGTCTTCCCGATCGTCTGGGTCGTCTACACCCTGATCCGCGGCCCGCTGACCCCCGACGTGCTGCGCGGCGTCGACTACTGGTACCCGTACCCGTTCCTCAACCCGAACCTCTCGCACAACGGCTACCTGTCGGTCGCGTTCTACGTCGTCATCATCGCGCTCGTGATCGCCTCGCTCGCGGCACTCGCTATCTGGATCTCGCGGCGCTTCGCCGGGCCCGCTCAGCGCATATCGCGTGCTGCGGAAGACGAGGCGCTGCAACCCGCCCGCTGA
- a CDS encoding SCO7613 C-terminal domain-containing membrane protein, producing the protein MSGSRPTHAFRFWASSPDELLDTTKCPACFTPLRTLVCSRCGLDLGVDGADELLAASRAVVGWEEQRQRIIAGMRERQRAAVAARTGAAAVSAPLAAPLSPSDLQGPPAEATPRQTTPLPAPAAAPAASSVAAPFAATPPPAAAPAFTTAPPAAPPRRRPTVQAVLLTTGVIAVSVTAVFFLLVAYLLASLEVRSAIIAAASLLVIGVAIVLRRRGLRATAEGVAVIALVLLLLDVWIIRANDLFGTGGVDPYLHAGAGVAVIAGLALLSRRAAPLRTVTLFAAGALPAAVALITAGAIDGPASTRVWAGAAAAVAALAGSRVTRAAIEHNLLVGGTLLGALVAGVAAWIALPDLAITRLLTFAVVALLWAGESIIARAAGPRDRWRTVVAGAGLGYAFAGAAIGGLSVGTDALLTLLEVSAVGAGVVAALVLVRAGVPLASKPQATAAVIGGLVVSALGLLVAAGSAVSAGAVALTRPLFSGLFAGGSPIGPDDGLLFALTVTTTVAVLLAALRRRTVWTVVAIEIAAGAALVLPAALAPGAGSAVAAALIAAAAGAGMLVLGGSRRWLRFALYPVGAAALLFLAAAAFTDRGAWPWASGAAVVILAGTAFATRIPAERTVLLGVGLIALVGTAASTPEWARIDLHASLLPAFVGAAALLIVAALPRLRRPDAGVLAAVSAVTLTVTGPLAIVTGGEQADLIGAGLAGIVAVASAATLASPTARRRAPEAVVAALVGPLAVMATAGQIAAVLRLDGAVVWAVSSAVVTSALAVPPAIRRATGSSPWLTGGNLAAALLPVVVVLATGSDWTWLVLVLAAVAVGISSTTDGDPVRATGARRHLGWLAAALASGALWWSLADGGVREVEPYTLPVTGLLLIITGAITARRASEHGAGRSLLFAAALALAFLPSVLASFDTGGVRAVVVAVAGGVLALAAPFLPERLRTLALRGIVLAFALSSLLLVAADRAFDEATGRGSLLVEAWLLPAVAVSGVVGLLWFERGLLPRNVATTALTASIVLLAGIETVAVIEGGFVVPRLVGTLSLLGAAWIVQNALQSERPSRLVRGATITGLGVVTATGIALSGLLPTAVVPGAGSVPAVELATVPTALALLAGGALLLERRADLGSGTALGPGLALLLVPSLLLDFWPTELWRAVALGVVALAVLLVGVVGRLRAPLLVGAATFAIHALAQLWPWLSDVYDAVPWWLWVGVGGVVLIVIAARYEQRVKNLKDAVLYLGALR; encoded by the coding sequence ATGAGCGGCTCCCGCCCCACGCACGCCTTCCGGTTCTGGGCCTCGTCACCGGACGAGCTGCTCGACACGACCAAGTGCCCGGCCTGCTTCACACCCCTGCGCACCCTCGTCTGCTCCCGCTGCGGGCTCGATCTCGGGGTCGACGGTGCGGATGAGCTGCTCGCCGCGTCGAGGGCCGTCGTCGGGTGGGAGGAGCAGCGCCAGCGCATCATCGCCGGGATGCGCGAGAGGCAGCGCGCCGCGGTCGCCGCCCGCACCGGAGCAGCCGCAGTCTCCGCGCCCCTCGCGGCTCCCCTTTCTCCGTCTGACCTCCAGGGTCCGCCGGCGGAGGCGACTCCACGACAGACCACTCCCCTGCCTGCACCCGCTGCCGCCCCTGCTGCCTCGTCGGTCGCGGCACCCTTCGCGGCGACCCCGCCGCCCGCCGCCGCTCCCGCGTTCACGACGGCGCCTCCGGCCGCACCCCCGAGGCGGCGTCCCACCGTCCAAGCCGTGCTGCTCACCACCGGCGTCATCGCCGTCTCGGTGACCGCCGTCTTCTTCCTGCTCGTGGCGTACCTCCTCGCCTCCCTCGAGGTGCGATCCGCGATCATCGCCGCCGCGAGCCTCCTCGTCATCGGCGTCGCGATCGTGCTGCGCCGCCGCGGACTGCGCGCCACGGCCGAAGGCGTCGCCGTGATCGCCCTCGTGCTGCTGCTGCTCGACGTCTGGATCATCCGCGCCAACGATCTCTTCGGCACGGGTGGTGTCGACCCGTATCTGCACGCCGGTGCCGGCGTCGCCGTGATCGCAGGCCTCGCGCTGCTCAGCCGGCGCGCCGCCCCACTGCGCACGGTCACCCTCTTCGCCGCCGGCGCCCTTCCCGCCGCCGTGGCTCTGATCACTGCCGGCGCCATCGACGGGCCCGCGAGCACCCGCGTCTGGGCGGGTGCCGCCGCCGCAGTCGCAGCTCTCGCCGGATCGCGCGTTACCCGAGCGGCGATCGAGCACAACCTCCTCGTCGGCGGGACCCTGCTGGGCGCGCTCGTCGCGGGAGTCGCCGCCTGGATCGCGCTTCCCGATCTCGCCATCACGCGCCTGCTCACCTTCGCGGTCGTCGCGCTTCTCTGGGCGGGGGAGTCGATCATCGCCCGCGCCGCCGGCCCACGCGACCGGTGGCGCACCGTCGTCGCGGGCGCGGGCCTCGGCTACGCGTTCGCCGGCGCCGCGATCGGAGGCCTGTCCGTCGGCACCGACGCGCTGCTCACGCTCCTCGAGGTCTCCGCCGTCGGCGCGGGGGTGGTCGCCGCCCTGGTCCTCGTGCGGGCGGGAGTGCCGCTCGCCTCGAAGCCGCAGGCTACGGCCGCGGTCATCGGCGGCCTGGTCGTGTCGGCGTTGGGTCTGCTCGTCGCAGCGGGCTCCGCCGTGAGCGCCGGCGCCGTCGCGCTCACGCGACCGCTGTTCTCGGGGCTCTTCGCCGGAGGGTCTCCGATCGGCCCCGACGACGGGCTGCTCTTCGCCCTCACCGTCACGACGACCGTGGCCGTGCTGCTCGCCGCGCTCCGGCGTCGGACGGTATGGACCGTCGTCGCGATCGAGATCGCCGCCGGTGCGGCGCTCGTCCTTCCCGCGGCGCTCGCACCCGGTGCGGGCTCGGCGGTCGCCGCCGCCCTCATCGCGGCCGCCGCAGGGGCGGGAATGCTCGTTCTCGGAGGGTCGCGGCGCTGGCTCCGTTTCGCCCTGTACCCGGTCGGAGCCGCGGCGCTGCTCTTCCTCGCGGCCGCCGCGTTCACCGACCGCGGTGCGTGGCCGTGGGCCTCGGGTGCGGCGGTCGTCATCCTCGCGGGAACGGCCTTCGCCACGCGCATCCCTGCCGAGCGCACCGTCCTCCTCGGTGTCGGTCTGATCGCGCTCGTCGGGACCGCCGCCTCCACGCCGGAGTGGGCGCGCATCGACCTCCACGCGTCGCTGCTACCCGCGTTCGTCGGCGCCGCGGCGCTCCTCATCGTCGCGGCACTACCGCGGCTGCGCCGGCCGGACGCGGGCGTGCTCGCCGCCGTCTCCGCGGTCACCCTCACGGTCACGGGCCCCCTCGCGATCGTGACCGGAGGAGAGCAGGCGGATCTGATCGGCGCCGGGCTCGCGGGTATCGTCGCGGTCGCATCGGCGGCGACCCTCGCGTCTCCGACCGCCCGGCGACGAGCGCCCGAGGCGGTCGTCGCCGCCCTCGTCGGTCCGCTCGCCGTGATGGCGACCGCAGGACAGATCGCCGCTGTGCTGCGCCTCGACGGGGCGGTCGTCTGGGCGGTCTCCTCAGCCGTCGTCACCTCCGCTCTCGCGGTGCCGCCTGCCATCCGTCGCGCGACGGGATCGTCGCCGTGGCTGACCGGCGGCAACCTCGCCGCGGCTCTTCTCCCGGTCGTCGTCGTACTGGCGACGGGCAGCGACTGGACCTGGCTCGTCCTCGTGCTCGCGGCCGTGGCCGTCGGGATCTCGTCCACGACCGACGGCGACCCCGTCCGCGCCACCGGCGCACGCCGCCACCTCGGCTGGCTGGCAGCGGCTCTCGCATCGGGGGCCCTCTGGTGGTCGCTCGCCGACGGCGGCGTCCGCGAGGTCGAGCCGTACACGCTCCCCGTCACGGGCCTCCTCCTGATCATCACCGGTGCGATCACCGCGCGGCGTGCGAGCGAGCACGGCGCCGGCCGGTCCCTCCTGTTCGCTGCGGCTCTCGCCCTCGCCTTCCTGCCGAGTGTCCTCGCCTCGTTCGACACCGGAGGGGTTCGAGCGGTCGTCGTCGCTGTCGCCGGGGGCGTCCTCGCCCTCGCCGCCCCCTTCCTGCCCGAGCGCCTCCGAACGCTGGCACTGCGGGGGATCGTGCTCGCCTTCGCGCTGTCGTCACTGCTGCTGGTGGCGGCGGACCGCGCGTTCGACGAGGCGACGGGACGCGGCAGCCTCCTCGTCGAGGCGTGGCTGCTTCCGGCCGTCGCGGTGTCCGGGGTGGTCGGGCTGCTCTGGTTCGAGCGCGGGCTCCTCCCCCGGAACGTCGCCACCACCGCTCTCACCGCTTCCATCGTGCTTCTCGCGGGGATCGAGACGGTCGCCGTGATCGAGGGCGGCTTCGTCGTCCCTCGCCTCGTCGGCACTCTCAGCCTGCTCGGCGCCGCCTGGATCGTGCAGAACGCACTGCAGTCGGAGCGGCCCTCGCGGTTGGTCCGCGGTGCGACGATCACCGGGCTCGGAGTCGTCACGGCGACCGGTATCGCGCTGTCGGGGCTGCTGCCCACCGCCGTCGTTCCCGGCGCCGGTAGCGTGCCCGCCGTCGAGCTGGCGACCGTGCCGACCGCGCTCGCACTCCTCGCGGGCGGCGCCCTTCTGCTCGAGCGCCGCGCCGACCTCGGCAGCGGGACCGCCCTCGGTCCGGGACTGGCGCTGCTGCTCGTGCCGTCCCTGCTCCTCGACTTCTGGCCGACCGAGCTCTGGCGCGCAGTCGCACTCGGGGTCGTCGCCCTCGCGGTGCTGCTCGTCGGCGTCGTCGGCCGCCTTCGCGCACCCCTGCTGGTCGGCGCGGCGACCTTCGCCATCCATGCCCTGGCGCAGCTGTGGCCGTGGTTGTCGGACGTCTACGACGCGGTGCCGTGGTGGCTGTGGGTCGGTGTCGGGGGTGTCGTGCTGATCGTGATCGCCGCCCGCTACGAGCAGCGGGTCAAGAACCTGAAGGACGCGGTGCTCTACCTCGGCGCGTTGCGCTGA
- a CDS encoding flavodoxin family protein, whose protein sequence is MTASQTTTTLTAFALNCTLKPSPAPSSTELLMNQVLDALGEHGVTSSSVRLVDHDVKPGVETDMGDGDAWPAIREKILAADILLIATPTWMGHMTSIAQRALERLDAELSETDDAGRPILFDKVAIVANVGNEDGAHQISAELFQGWNDVGYTIPAQGVTYWHGEAMGSTDYNDLDETPEATAATNKTVAANAAHLARALKISSYPAE, encoded by the coding sequence ATGACAGCGTCCCAGACCACCACGACCCTGACCGCGTTCGCCCTCAACTGCACGCTGAAGCCGTCACCGGCTCCCTCGAGCACGGAGCTGCTGATGAACCAGGTCCTCGACGCCCTCGGCGAGCACGGCGTGACGAGTTCGTCGGTGCGTCTCGTCGACCACGACGTGAAGCCGGGAGTCGAGACCGACATGGGTGACGGCGACGCGTGGCCCGCCATCCGCGAGAAGATCCTCGCCGCCGACATCCTGCTCATCGCGACACCCACCTGGATGGGACACATGACGAGCATCGCGCAGCGGGCGCTCGAACGTCTCGACGCCGAACTGTCCGAGACCGACGACGCGGGCCGCCCGATCCTGTTCGACAAGGTCGCCATCGTCGCCAACGTCGGCAACGAGGACGGCGCGCACCAGATCAGCGCGGAGCTGTTCCAGGGATGGAACGACGTCGGCTACACGATCCCCGCACAGGGCGTTACCTATTGGCACGGCGAGGCGATGGGGTCCACGGACTACAACGACCTCGACGAGACGCCCGAGGCCACCGCGGCCACGAACAAGACCGTAGCGGCGAATGCTGCGCATCTGGCGCGGGCCCTGAAGATCAGCAGCTATCCCGCCGAGTGA
- a CDS encoding FMN-binding negative transcriptional regulator → MRQNPSFVLQDTDELKRLVRENPWAILVANTAAGLAASHYPIVLDETRDELSILTHVGRPDENILELGQHELMMIVQGPHGYISPGWYDAKPAVPTWNFVVAHFYGVPEILSDEENLRVLSDLVDSFEDRMPEPRRMNGTLENAAYAARISSGTVGLRLTPTRVTAKSKLSQNRPDETVDVIIGELEGDGPYAQPALAAEMRRVHEVRRAARG, encoded by the coding sequence ATGAGACAGAACCCGAGCTTCGTGCTGCAGGACACCGACGAGCTGAAGCGGTTGGTCCGCGAGAACCCGTGGGCGATCCTGGTCGCGAACACCGCGGCGGGCCTCGCCGCATCGCACTACCCGATCGTGCTCGACGAGACGCGCGACGAGCTGTCCATCCTCACCCACGTCGGCCGTCCCGACGAGAACATCCTCGAGCTCGGTCAGCACGAGCTGATGATGATCGTGCAAGGCCCGCACGGCTACATCTCGCCCGGCTGGTACGACGCGAAGCCCGCCGTGCCCACCTGGAACTTCGTCGTCGCGCACTTCTACGGGGTGCCCGAGATCCTCTCCGACGAGGAGAATCTGCGCGTTCTCAGCGACCTCGTCGACTCCTTCGAGGACCGGATGCCCGAACCGCGCCGCATGAACGGCACGCTCGAGAACGCCGCGTACGCCGCGCGCATCAGCTCGGGAACGGTCGGGCTGCGGCTCACCCCCACCCGCGTCACGGCGAAGTCGAAGCTGAGCCAGAACCGGCCCGACGAGACCGTCGACGTCATCATCGGCGAGCTCGAGGGCGACGGCCCCTACGCCCAGCCGGCGCTCGCCGCCGAGATGCGCCGCGTGCACGAGGTCCGCCGGGCCGCGCGTGGCTGA
- a CDS encoding Fpg/Nei family DNA glycosylase produces MPEGHSIHRIARQFRANFVGKRVHASSPQGRFAAGADDLDGREVVASNAVGKQLFVEFGPKGADIGDRILRVHLGLYGAWDFAGEVTVDPTLLAASGRIGQTNQRGTFLEEVASELESDFVPDALPEESLGSIGAPRRARLRMAESERETSLEDFPPAPVGAVRLRLLTDTTVADLRGPTACEVLDPEQVRQVLAKLGPDPLVDPGKKAEDAFVAKVRKKPTAIGLLLMDQSVVSGIGNVYRAELLFRARLDPHTPGRDVPERQLRAIWRDWAKLLTIGVETGQMMTKDDLEPDEYRRAMASRDERHYVYKQTGKKSPRGKGEVVMEEMGGRNLYWAPGWQKRPAPKND; encoded by the coding sequence ATGCCTGAGGGCCATTCGATCCACCGCATCGCGCGGCAGTTCCGCGCGAACTTCGTCGGCAAGCGAGTGCACGCGTCGAGTCCTCAGGGACGTTTCGCCGCGGGCGCCGACGATCTCGACGGCCGTGAGGTCGTCGCCTCCAACGCGGTCGGCAAGCAGCTCTTCGTCGAGTTCGGGCCGAAGGGCGCCGACATCGGCGACCGCATCCTCCGCGTGCACCTCGGCCTCTACGGCGCGTGGGACTTCGCCGGAGAGGTGACCGTCGACCCGACGCTGCTGGCCGCGAGCGGGCGGATCGGTCAGACGAATCAGCGCGGCACCTTCCTCGAGGAGGTCGCTTCCGAGCTCGAGTCCGACTTCGTGCCGGATGCGTTGCCCGAAGAGTCGCTCGGCTCGATCGGCGCTCCGCGCCGGGCCCGCCTGCGCATGGCCGAGTCCGAGCGCGAGACCTCGCTCGAGGACTTCCCGCCTGCCCCCGTCGGCGCGGTGCGTCTGCGGCTGCTGACCGACACCACCGTCGCCGACCTCCGCGGCCCGACCGCCTGCGAGGTGCTCGACCCCGAGCAGGTGCGCCAGGTGCTCGCGAAGCTGGGTCCCGATCCGCTCGTCGATCCGGGGAAGAAGGCCGAGGACGCCTTCGTCGCGAAGGTCCGGAAGAAGCCGACCGCCATCGGCCTGCTGCTGATGGACCAGAGCGTCGTGAGCGGCATCGGCAACGTGTACCGTGCCGAACTGCTGTTCCGCGCCCGCCTCGACCCGCACACCCCCGGGCGCGATGTGCCCGAACGGCAGCTTCGGGCGATCTGGCGCGACTGGGCGAAGCTGCTCACCATCGGAGTCGAGACCGGGCAGATGATGACGAAGGACGACCTCGAGCCCGACGAGTACCGGCGGGCCATGGCGAGCCGTGACGAGCGGCACTACGTCTACAAGCAGACCGGCAAGAAGTCGCCGCGCGGCAAGGGCGAGGTCGTCATGGAGGAGATGGGCGGCCGCAACCTCTACTGGGCACCCGGCTGGCAGAAGCGCCCGGCGCCGAAGAACGACTGA
- the sufU gene encoding Fe-S cluster assembly sulfur transfer protein SufU, translating to MSGLDDLYRQIILDHSKQAHGRGIDAAPAPEGTGVGSSHQINPTCGDEITLRLALDGDRIAQVRWDGMGCSISMASASVLTELAKDMDVDGFRAAFEEFRGMMRSRDDFEEHEETLGDAAAFAGVSRYPARVKCAMLAWVAAEHALAEAH from the coding sequence ATGAGCGGGCTCGACGACCTGTACCGGCAGATCATCCTCGACCATTCGAAGCAGGCGCACGGCCGAGGGATCGACGCCGCTCCCGCCCCAGAGGGAACGGGTGTCGGCAGCTCGCATCAGATCAATCCCACCTGCGGCGACGAGATCACGCTGCGTCTCGCCCTCGACGGCGACCGCATCGCCCAGGTGCGGTGGGACGGCATGGGGTGCTCGATCTCGATGGCCTCCGCCTCGGTGCTGACGGAACTCGCGAAGGACATGGACGTCGACGGCTTCCGCGCGGCGTTCGAGGAGTTCCGCGGCATGATGCGTTCGCGGGACGACTTCGAGGAGCACGAGGAGACGCTCGGCGACGCGGCCGCGTTCGCCGGGGTCTCCCGGTACCCGGCTCGTGTGAAGTGCGCGATGCTCGCCTGGGTCGCCGCCGAGCACGCGCTGGCCGAGGCCCACTGA
- a CDS encoding Dps family protein: MTDTTTVAAATKSIWGADVAAGVAQFLQPLVVNLTALSVDGKQAHWHVRGHNFIGIHELLDVYVAHTREWADLVAERVVALGLPVDGRVQTVAASTTTPIYPDGFVSVEDTVANVVTQIDATLEVLHKGITDLEDIDVSSQDVLIEIERGLVKDRWFLQAHIAKA, from the coding sequence ATGACGGACACCACTACTGTCGCAGCAGCCACCAAGTCGATCTGGGGAGCCGACGTGGCCGCTGGAGTCGCACAGTTCCTCCAGCCGCTGGTCGTCAACCTGACCGCGCTGAGCGTCGACGGCAAGCAGGCGCACTGGCATGTGCGCGGACACAACTTCATCGGCATCCACGAGTTGCTCGACGTCTACGTCGCGCACACCCGTGAGTGGGCCGACCTCGTCGCCGAGCGCGTCGTCGCGCTGGGACTTCCCGTCGACGGACGCGTCCAGACCGTCGCCGCCTCGACCACCACGCCGATCTACCCCGACGGCTTCGTCAGCGTCGAGGACACCGTGGCGAACGTCGTGACGCAGATCGACGCGACGCTCGAGGTGCTGCACAAGGGCATCACCGACCTCGAGGACATCGACGTGTCCAGCCAGGACGTGCTCATCGAGATCGAGCGCGGACTCGTCAAAGACCGCTGGTTCCTGCAGGCGCATATCGCAAAGGCCTGA
- a CDS encoding SufS family cysteine desulfurase, which translates to MSVGAAPPTIETLDDAAVTRLRADFPILGTNVGGRPLVYLDSGATSQRPLAVIDAERDFAMHRNAAVHRGAHHLAVEATEAFEQARSSVARFVGADDDEIVWTANATEGFNLVAYSLGAGSLQGDGPIVFAPGDEIVVTEMEHHANLIPWQQLAARVGATLRFIPITDGEVLDLDAARTVIGPRTKLLAFTHVSNVLGVVNPVDGLVALARGAGALVMLDACQSAPHLPLDLHALDVDFAAFSSHKMLGPTGIGVLYGKRDLLNSMPPFITGGSMITTVTMERAEFLPAPQRFEAGSQPIAQAVGLDAAVRYLDEVGLDAVHEWEAALGQRLVEGLARVPGIRVVGPGPGAARVGLAAFDVDGVHAHDVGQFLDDRGIAVRVGHHCAQPLHRRLGVAATTRASAYLYTTTDEVDEFLDAVAGVRAYFGAGA; encoded by the coding sequence ATGAGTGTTGGGGCCGCCCCTCCCACCATCGAAACGCTCGATGACGCCGCAGTCACGCGCCTGCGTGCCGACTTCCCGATCCTCGGAACGAACGTCGGTGGACGCCCGCTCGTCTACCTGGACTCCGGTGCGACGTCGCAGCGCCCCCTCGCGGTGATCGACGCCGAACGCGACTTCGCGATGCACCGCAACGCCGCCGTGCACCGCGGTGCGCACCACCTCGCCGTCGAAGCCACCGAGGCGTTCGAGCAGGCCCGATCGAGCGTCGCCCGCTTCGTCGGCGCCGACGACGACGAGATCGTCTGGACCGCGAACGCGACCGAGGGGTTCAACCTCGTCGCTTACTCGCTCGGCGCCGGAAGCCTCCAGGGCGACGGGCCCATCGTCTTCGCTCCGGGCGACGAGATCGTCGTCACCGAGATGGAGCATCACGCGAACCTCATCCCGTGGCAGCAGCTCGCCGCCCGGGTCGGCGCGACACTGCGGTTCATCCCCATCACCGACGGCGAGGTGCTCGACCTGGATGCCGCGCGCACCGTCATCGGGCCGCGCACGAAGCTTCTCGCCTTCACGCACGTGTCGAACGTGCTCGGGGTCGTCAACCCGGTCGACGGGCTCGTCGCGCTCGCGCGCGGGGCCGGTGCCCTCGTGATGCTCGACGCGTGCCAGTCGGCTCCGCACCTGCCGCTCGATCTGCACGCCCTCGACGTCGATTTCGCCGCGTTCTCGAGCCACAAGATGCTGGGCCCCACCGGCATCGGCGTGCTCTACGGCAAGCGCGACCTGCTGAACTCCATGCCGCCGTTCATCACCGGCGGATCGATGATTACGACGGTCACGATGGAGCGCGCCGAGTTCCTGCCCGCCCCCCAGCGTTTCGAGGCGGGCAGCCAGCCGATCGCGCAGGCCGTCGGGCTCGACGCCGCCGTGCGCTACCTCGACGAGGTGGGGCTCGACGCGGTGCACGAGTGGGAGGCCGCCCTCGGGCAGCGACTCGTCGAGGGGCTCGCCCGTGTGCCCGGCATCCGGGTCGTGGGTCCCGGTCCCGGCGCCGCGCGCGTCGGACTCGCCGCCTTCGACGTCGACGGCGTCCACGCGCATGACGTCGGCCAGTTCCTCGACGACCGCGGCATCGCCGTGCGCGTCGGACACCACTGCGCCCAGCCCCTGCACCGGCGCCTCGGCGTCGCTGCCACCACGCGGGCGAGCGCCTACCTCTACACGACCACCGACGAGGTGGACGAGTTCCTCGATGCTGTCGCGGGCGTCCGCGCGTACTTCGGAGCAGGTGCATGA